Proteins encoded together in one Streptomyces sp. NBC_01216 window:
- a CDS encoding TPM domain-containing protein: MLVATWWPAVPAAHGARADDRAAVSREGGITDRVGALEDRRAPVGHAPDRLYDGPGAAADGGASATDLVLPVVLIGGAGTVAAYAYARRRRSGTRRVPPTGGRAWGPPKTPEAKPPAELDGLARGALVATDDAVHTSQEELGFAEARFGGEAVERFTKAVAFAESELTAAFRLRRRLDDGFPGDDATRRSLLAEIVTRCGQANARLDAESADFDRLRALEAEAGEALEAATAACREETGRAATAEATLAAMRERYAESAVSAVAADVEQAKDRLAFAGTRLDLARQAVGSGDNGAAAVHIRAAEGGIDQAARLGRAVDRRARELAEAVGSLPHALTGTEADLAEARGLLRGAGGGMVAAGLQGRAARAESVLAEVRRTVEAGRYDPLDALRRIEEAGTGLDEVLEGARDRVSLTHRARMLLDRSMLTARSATGAAVDYVTTHRGAVGSEARTRLAEARRRLEEARLLADGDPRGALDEARQADTLARQAQNLAEQDVRAYGNPYRPAGSAGAGGGNGGAVLGGIILGGGARGTGGGSGDFGGGAGSGPGSFGGGDTRGRLGGGRRP; this comes from the coding sequence ATGCTGGTGGCGACGTGGTGGCCGGCGGTGCCCGCCGCGCACGGCGCCCGGGCCGACGACCGCGCAGCGGTGTCCCGCGAGGGAGGGATCACCGACCGGGTGGGGGCGCTGGAGGACCGCCGCGCCCCGGTCGGCCATGCCCCGGACCGGCTCTACGACGGCCCGGGGGCGGCTGCCGACGGAGGCGCATCGGCCACGGATCTGGTACTGCCGGTGGTCCTGATCGGCGGGGCGGGGACGGTGGCGGCCTACGCGTACGCCCGGCGGCGCCGCTCCGGCACCCGGAGGGTTCCCCCGACGGGCGGCCGGGCCTGGGGCCCGCCGAAGACACCCGAAGCGAAGCCGCCGGCCGAGCTGGACGGCCTGGCCCGCGGGGCGCTGGTCGCCACCGACGACGCCGTCCACACCAGCCAGGAGGAACTGGGCTTCGCTGAGGCACGGTTCGGCGGGGAAGCGGTGGAACGGTTCACCAAGGCGGTGGCCTTCGCCGAGTCGGAGCTGACGGCGGCGTTCCGGCTTCGCCGGCGACTCGACGACGGCTTCCCCGGAGACGACGCGACCCGCCGTTCCCTGCTCGCCGAGATCGTCACGCGCTGCGGACAGGCCAACGCCCGGCTGGACGCGGAGTCGGCGGACTTCGACCGGCTGCGGGCCCTGGAAGCCGAGGCCGGGGAGGCGCTGGAAGCGGCCACGGCGGCCTGCCGGGAGGAGACCGGCCGGGCCGCCACGGCCGAGGCGACGCTGGCGGCGATGCGGGAGCGGTACGCCGAGTCGGCGGTCTCCGCCGTCGCCGCCGACGTCGAGCAGGCCAAGGACCGGCTGGCGTTCGCGGGGACCCGCCTCGACCTGGCCCGGCAGGCCGTGGGGTCCGGCGACAACGGCGCCGCGGCCGTGCACATCCGGGCCGCCGAGGGTGGCATCGACCAGGCGGCCCGGCTCGGCCGGGCCGTGGACCGGCGGGCGCGGGAACTCGCCGAGGCCGTGGGCAGCCTGCCGCACGCCCTGACCGGGACCGAGGCCGATCTCGCCGAGGCCCGCGGGCTGCTCCGGGGCGCGGGCGGGGGCATGGTCGCCGCCGGGCTTCAGGGGCGGGCCGCCCGGGCGGAGTCCGTCCTCGCGGAGGTGCGCCGGACCGTGGAAGCGGGCCGGTACGACCCTCTCGACGCACTGCGCCGGATCGAGGAGGCCGGCACGGGGCTCGACGAGGTGCTGGAGGGGGCCCGCGATCGTGTGTCGCTGACGCATCGGGCCCGGATGCTGCTCGACCGGTCGATGCTGACGGCCCGTTCGGCGACCGGTGCGGCCGTCGACTACGTGACCACGCATCGCGGCGCGGTGGGCAGCGAGGCCCGTACCCGGTTGGCGGAGGCCCGGCGTCGCCTGGAGGAGGCCCGGCTGCTCGCCGACGGGGACCCCCGGGGCGCGCTGGACGAGGCGCGGCAGGCGGACACGCTGGCGCGGCAGGCGCAGAACCTCGCCGAACAGGACGTCCGCGCCTACGGGAACCCGTACCGCCCGGCCGGTTCGGCGGGGGCCGGCGGCGGGAACGGCGGAGCGGTGCTCGGCGGCATCATCCTCGGCGGGGGCGCCCGCGGCACCGGCGGGGGCTCGGGGGACTTCGGGGGCGGCGCCGGAAGCGGGCCGGGCAGCTTCGGCGGCGGGGACACCCGGGGCCGGCTGGGCGGCGGACGGCGCCCCTGA